Proteins encoded within one genomic window of Pseudalkalibacillus sp. SCS-8:
- a CDS encoding IucA/IucC family protein: MEAATINANNNVTDYKSQVIAHLKQAYPHLVNSYEEKLKEADSAILHQLVQAILRERIVDFEWITRNECQIALIKLDTHETVEVPIRTTYILDHIDLDGEILHTDSRGGVTVISRPAQLLDRLFEAFHADSFDNIDQFYKEIENSMYNYALALTIAEERQMKIKADAISLQSEGTFDYLVKKKKHDASFSPLTFLEQWVIQGHSIHPCSRTRLGLSPASISEYAPEWEGRPSVIPVAVHKDYCKLTHFEDRSVSNLLKQEYPELAVRLNETLTARNLNPHDYEIIPVHPWQLEHTIQQNYRDELESQKVVPITEASIDTAALISFRSLAPVGDQNKHHIKTAINVQMTSAIRTVSAASTQNGPKVSSVLEKIHSEDAFLANSMSFMKESAGIHFEPVNPEDDEERHFLQKNLAAIMRENPEKSLADDEIALPAAAFIAKSPVTDQLLIEELVKNHAIKGGFDTLTDAAADFIEKYVSVLLPGVLTLMSKYGVSMEVHMQNCVCVFKNGSPEKIVVRDNGGIRIMESRLNEFFKIPELNNSTNLMTSNRQDLLDIFFHAIVHNHLGEMIVALSRKLGMDEEQLWRPVRHVVEQVYASLQHDARVPAENLTDKDDLFSEESRLKALVRMRLTNKYTENAYVNVTNPLYPKKEECAK; the protein is encoded by the coding sequence GTGGAAGCCGCAACCATCAACGCTAATAATAACGTCACAGATTACAAGTCACAGGTCATCGCTCATTTGAAACAAGCATACCCCCATCTCGTAAACAGCTATGAAGAGAAATTGAAAGAAGCTGATTCAGCAATCCTTCATCAGCTTGTCCAGGCAATCTTACGTGAAAGAATTGTAGATTTCGAGTGGATAACGAGAAATGAATGTCAGATTGCGCTTATCAAGCTGGATACGCATGAAACGGTTGAAGTGCCAATCAGAACCACGTACATATTGGACCATATCGACCTTGATGGAGAGATCCTCCATACCGACAGCCGCGGAGGAGTGACCGTGATTTCCAGACCAGCACAGCTCTTGGACCGGTTGTTTGAAGCTTTTCATGCAGACTCGTTTGACAATATCGATCAATTTTATAAAGAAATCGAGAACAGCATGTATAACTATGCGCTTGCCCTTACGATTGCAGAGGAACGCCAAATGAAAATCAAAGCGGATGCAATAAGTCTCCAAAGTGAAGGGACGTTTGATTATCTCGTAAAGAAAAAGAAGCACGATGCGTCATTCAGTCCGCTCACTTTCTTAGAGCAGTGGGTCATACAGGGACATTCAATCCATCCTTGTTCGAGGACGAGATTAGGATTGTCGCCAGCATCCATTTCAGAATATGCACCTGAATGGGAGGGCCGTCCTTCGGTCATCCCCGTAGCTGTTCACAAAGATTATTGTAAGCTGACCCATTTTGAAGATCGCTCCGTATCAAACCTGCTGAAGCAAGAATACCCGGAGCTTGCGGTACGATTGAATGAAACGCTGACAGCACGCAATTTGAACCCGCATGACTATGAAATCATACCGGTTCACCCGTGGCAGCTCGAACATACGATTCAGCAAAATTATCGTGATGAGCTGGAAAGTCAAAAGGTGGTGCCGATTACGGAAGCTTCCATCGACACAGCGGCACTGATTTCTTTCCGGTCTTTAGCTCCAGTGGGAGACCAAAACAAGCATCATATCAAAACCGCAATCAACGTACAGATGACGAGTGCGATCCGGACCGTGTCAGCAGCTTCCACACAGAATGGCCCTAAGGTATCTTCTGTCTTAGAAAAAATCCATTCAGAAGATGCATTCCTGGCGAATTCAATGAGCTTCATGAAAGAAAGCGCTGGTATTCATTTTGAACCAGTGAATCCTGAAGATGATGAAGAGCGTCATTTCCTACAGAAGAATCTTGCGGCAATCATGCGTGAAAACCCAGAAAAATCGCTTGCTGATGACGAAATCGCTCTTCCGGCTGCTGCCTTCATTGCAAAATCACCTGTCACCGATCAACTTTTGATCGAAGAACTGGTAAAGAATCATGCAATCAAAGGAGGATTCGATACGCTTACTGATGCGGCAGCGGACTTCATCGAGAAGTATGTAAGTGTCCTCCTTCCAGGTGTTCTTACGTTAATGAGCAAGTATGGGGTCAGTATGGAAGTCCACATGCAAAACTGTGTATGTGTGTTCAAGAATGGCTCGCCAGAGAAAATCGTCGTCCGGGACAACGGTGGAATCCGGATTATGGAATCCAGATTGAATGAGTTCTTCAAGATTCCTGAGCTCAATAACAGTACGAACCTGATGACGTCCAATCGTCAAGATCTTCTGGATATTTTCTTCCATGCCATCGTCCATAACCATTTGGGTGAGATGATCGTTGCATTGTCACGAAAGTTGGGCATGGACGAAGAACAGCTATGGCGCCCAGTAAGGCATGTGGTAGAACAAGTCTATGCTTCCTTACAACACGATGCCCGGGTACCTGCCGAAAATCTGACGGACAAGGATGATCTCTTCTCAGAAGAATCACGCTTGAAGGCGCTCGTTCGAATGAGATTGACAAACAAGTATACAGAGAATGCTTATGTGAATGTAACCAACCCGTTATATCCGAAAAAAGAGGAGTGTGCCAAATGA
- a CDS encoding IucA/IucC family protein — translation MTIQLIQRPAQLKSNQTSMITEEIACMRFVMKKMPSYVNHFIGSLEKGRKGILHKLASSILRENINNIYSDAIDLKKIGSVFVMNLNVADESWRPFFNHIQTYPIREDITYKVVPIDNSVMVFPIANTYAYQRIETTDEILYVDEEGITPITLASDLLKKLFSATANRWNMDTFIKELDNGTANLTLAYMYEQAWKETIQDEAKRLGSMDTLDYLLKKKDENESFSASLFFEQLVLEGHHLHPGSKTKIGLTHEDVFRYSPEFHQVFQVGFVAVKKDCLLTTTGNKGVLEEHYPEELELCLEELDGRGYDSAEYDILPVHQWQYEHVIPKLYADEVKNADVVFIKDVKVGVEATSSFRTVYPQKGQAPALKLAVNSQMTSTVRSISTQTALNSTLFTEMMQSVMEKEAQLENFQPLNEIVGAAFKSEEEGKSRNLTMLMRENIDEKLQNGELAIAGPALYAQSPVSGETVLAELVNQYAEANNLSKSRAAFPFFDDYIAAVIPGYLTLMVKYGIALEGHLQNSIPVFKDGKLSRFFFRDWGGARIYKERLTQQGIAIQFTPGSMSVTDDLGEMHNKLYYTVFQNHLGEIIRQLVLYSGIKEEDFWSRVKMVCEETLQSLSLQKDLVGNIEEDRAFLFQPVVKHKSLTTMRLTGGKGYCYSEVPNPLTDAGELHD, via the coding sequence ATGACGATCCAATTGATTCAAAGACCGGCCCAGCTGAAGTCTAATCAAACCTCCATGATTACTGAAGAGATCGCGTGTATGCGATTTGTTATGAAAAAGATGCCTTCTTATGTCAATCACTTTATCGGATCCCTTGAAAAAGGACGTAAGGGGATTCTCCATAAGCTTGCATCGTCCATATTACGCGAGAACATCAACAACATTTATTCAGATGCCATTGATTTGAAGAAAATCGGGTCTGTATTTGTCATGAACTTGAACGTAGCAGATGAGAGTTGGCGTCCATTCTTCAATCACATCCAAACGTATCCGATTCGTGAGGATATAACGTATAAGGTTGTCCCAATTGACAATTCGGTCATGGTCTTTCCGATAGCTAACACATATGCTTATCAACGGATTGAGACAACAGATGAGATTTTATATGTCGATGAGGAGGGCATCACGCCAATCACACTCGCTTCTGATTTGTTGAAAAAGTTATTTTCAGCGACAGCGAATCGTTGGAACATGGATACCTTTATAAAAGAACTAGATAATGGTACGGCAAACCTCACCCTGGCGTATATGTATGAACAAGCTTGGAAGGAAACGATCCAGGACGAAGCAAAACGTCTCGGTTCTATGGATACGTTGGACTATCTTCTGAAAAAGAAGGATGAAAATGAAAGCTTCTCGGCAAGCCTGTTCTTTGAACAGCTCGTATTAGAAGGGCATCACTTGCATCCAGGCTCGAAAACGAAAATTGGATTAACGCATGAAGATGTCTTCCGTTACTCTCCTGAATTCCATCAAGTGTTCCAGGTTGGCTTTGTTGCGGTTAAAAAGGATTGCCTGCTTACGACGACTGGGAATAAGGGTGTGCTTGAAGAACACTACCCTGAGGAATTAGAGCTTTGTTTAGAGGAATTGGACGGAAGAGGGTATGACAGTGCTGAATATGACATCCTCCCTGTTCATCAATGGCAATATGAGCATGTCATTCCAAAGCTCTACGCTGATGAAGTCAAAAATGCGGATGTTGTTTTCATAAAGGATGTCAAGGTCGGGGTGGAGGCAACGTCCTCATTCCGGACTGTCTATCCACAAAAAGGACAAGCTCCTGCATTGAAGCTGGCTGTGAATAGTCAAATGACGTCTACCGTCAGATCGATTTCCACACAAACAGCCTTGAACTCGACATTATTTACTGAAATGATGCAATCCGTCATGGAAAAAGAAGCGCAATTAGAGAATTTCCAGCCATTGAATGAAATTGTCGGCGCAGCCTTCAAATCCGAAGAAGAAGGAAAGAGTCGTAACCTGACGATGCTTATGCGGGAGAACATCGATGAAAAGCTTCAGAACGGGGAACTCGCAATTGCAGGCCCGGCCTTGTATGCCCAATCGCCTGTAAGTGGGGAGACAGTCCTGGCTGAGCTTGTGAACCAATATGCCGAGGCCAACAACCTATCTAAAAGCAGAGCAGCGTTCCCATTTTTCGATGACTATATCGCGGCTGTCATTCCAGGATACCTGACTCTGATGGTCAAGTACGGAATCGCTCTTGAAGGACATCTTCAAAACAGCATCCCAGTATTCAAGGACGGCAAACTGTCCAGATTCTTTTTCAGGGACTGGGGAGGCGCCCGGATCTACAAGGAGAGACTTACACAGCAAGGAATCGCCATCCAATTCACACCTGGCTCTATGTCGGTCACGGACGATCTTGGTGAGATGCATAACAAGCTCTATTATACGGTGTTCCAAAACCATCTCGGAGAAATCATCCGGCAGCTTGTCCTATACTCCGGTATAAAGGAAGAAGATTTCTGGAGCAGAGTCAAAATGGTTTGTGAAGAGACGCTTCAATCCTTATCGCTGCAGAAGGACTTAGTAGGCAATATAGAAGAGGATCGTGCATTCCTTTTCCAACCGGTCGTCAAGCATAAATCACTCACGACGATGCGGTTGACAGGCGGGAAGGGCTATTGCTACAGCGAGGTGCCCAATCCGTTAACTGATGCGGGAGAGCTCCATGATTGA